Proteins encoded together in one Amblyomma americanum isolate KBUSLIRL-KWMA chromosome 1, ASM5285725v1, whole genome shotgun sequence window:
- the LOC144124760 gene encoding uncharacterized protein LOC144124760: MTSSLAGIFYHAVIDCARAHVAFSVLPDTLADDPPSCCGTKLVVAADTNVPPASAVLVPVSATSGSSKTVLFAPSPVLASRRHLPLPFAIVDIRHGATELVVSNPPPYQFTLLRGECLGHVEQLDLLMPFDDETLCGGTSVAALTSPSAVSDPFSPEMFHRSVASDLDPAHHEKLLALLHKFRSSFDHQTTSLGSATTVVHCIDTGPHAPLHQSPYRVSPPERRVIAEQVDDMLHRGVIQSSSSPWPSPVVLVKEGWFDSVLC; encoded by the coding sequence ATGACCTCATCCTTGGCTGGGATTTTCTATCATGCCGTCATAGACTGTGCCCGTGCTCATGTGGCATTCTCCGTGCTCCCTGATACGCTCGCCGACGACCCTCCGTCTTGCTGTGGTACCAAACTTGTTGTTGCCGCGGACACCAATGTTCCCCCCGCCAGTGCCGTGCTTGTTCCCGTGTCCGCCACGTCTGGGTCCAGCAAGACTGTACTCTTCGCGCCTTCGCCCGTCCTCGCTTCTCGGCGACACCTACCTCTTCCATTCGCCATCGTCGACATACGCCACGGTGCAACCGAACTCGTCGTCTCGAATCCCCCGCCCTATCAGTTCACCTTGCTCCGTGGAGAATGTCTTGGACACGTTGAACAGCTTGACCTGCTCATGCCCTTCGACGATGAAACTCTTTGCGGTGGTACCTCCGTCGCCGCCCTCACATCACCTAGTGCTGTCTCCGACCCGTTCTCCCCGGAAATGTTTCACCGTTCAGTGGCCAGCGACCTCGACCCAGCTCACCACGagaagctccttgccctgcttcaCAAGTTCCGCTCTTCATTCGATCACCAGACAACTTCTTTGGGCAGCGCGACCACCGTCGTTCACTGCATTGATACAGGCCCTCATGCCCCTCTCCACcagagcccctaccgtgtgtcgcctccagaGCGCCGCGTTATCGCTGAACAGGTTGAcgacatgctgcaccgcggcgttATCCAGTCTTCTTCTAGCCCGTGGCCGTCGCCCGTCGTGCTCGTAAAAGAAGGATGGTTCGattcggttctgtgttga